In Myripristis murdjan chromosome 2, fMyrMur1.1, whole genome shotgun sequence, a genomic segment contains:
- the LOC115371665 gene encoding ubiquitin-conjugating enzyme E2 A-like isoform X1 produces MSTPARRRLMRDFKRLQEDPPAGVSGAPSENNIMVWNAVIFGPEGTPFEDGTFKLTVEFTEEYPNKPPTVRFVSKMFHPNVYADGSICLDILQNRWSPTYDVSSILTSIQSLLDEPNPNSPANSQAAQLYQENKREYEKRVSTIVEQSWRDS; encoded by the exons ATGTCTACCCCGGCGAGGAGGCGGCTCATGAGGGACTTCAagag GTTACAGGAGGACCCTCCTGCAGGTGTCAGTGGAGCCCCATCAGAAAACAACATCATGGTCTGGAATGCTGTCATATTTGG accAGAGGGAACGCCATTTGAAGATG GTACATTCAAACTAACAGTAGAATTCACAGAGGAATATCCAAACAAACCTCCCACAGTAAGATTTGTCTCCAAGATGTTCCATCCAAATG TCTACGCAGATGGAAGCATATGCCTAGATATTCTGCAGAACCGATGGAGTCCTACCTATGATGTCTCATCAATTCTTACCTCCATCCAG TCTCTGCTAGATGAGCCGAATCCCAACAGCCCAGCAAACAGCCAGGCGGCTCAGCTTTACCAGGAGAATAAACGAGAGTATGAGAAGAGAGTTTCCACCATCGTAGAGCAGAGCTGGAGGGACAGCTGA
- the LOC115371665 gene encoding ubiquitin-conjugating enzyme E2 A-like isoform X2 produces the protein MLTLDSRLQEDPPAGVSGAPSENNIMVWNAVIFGPEGTPFEDGTFKLTVEFTEEYPNKPPTVRFVSKMFHPNVYADGSICLDILQNRWSPTYDVSSILTSIQSLLDEPNPNSPANSQAAQLYQENKREYEKRVSTIVEQSWRDS, from the exons ATGTTGACGTTGGATTCCAG GTTACAGGAGGACCCTCCTGCAGGTGTCAGTGGAGCCCCATCAGAAAACAACATCATGGTCTGGAATGCTGTCATATTTGG accAGAGGGAACGCCATTTGAAGATG GTACATTCAAACTAACAGTAGAATTCACAGAGGAATATCCAAACAAACCTCCCACAGTAAGATTTGTCTCCAAGATGTTCCATCCAAATG TCTACGCAGATGGAAGCATATGCCTAGATATTCTGCAGAACCGATGGAGTCCTACCTATGATGTCTCATCAATTCTTACCTCCATCCAG TCTCTGCTAGATGAGCCGAATCCCAACAGCCCAGCAAACAGCCAGGCGGCTCAGCTTTACCAGGAGAATAAACGAGAGTATGAGAAGAGAGTTTCCACCATCGTAGAGCAGAGCTGGAGGGACAGCTGA